In Roseofilum casamattae BLCC-M143, one genomic interval encodes:
- a CDS encoding cation:proton antiporter subunit C: MLEAFVLATILCGFLGIIWKKNLVMKIIAMDIMSTGVIAYYVLIAARNGVFAPILADAVMENYADPVPQAVILTAIVIGFSIQAVMLVGVMKLAKDNPTLETEAIEKHYTKSH, from the coding sequence CACCATCCTCTGTGGATTTTTAGGCATCATCTGGAAGAAAAACCTGGTGATGAAGATTATCGCCATGGACATTATGAGTACTGGTGTCATTGCCTATTACGTGCTCATTGCAGCACGCAATGGAGTCTTTGCGCCCATTCTGGCAGATGCAGTAATGGAGAACTATGCCGATCCGGTTCCACAAGCCGTCATCTTAACAGCGATCGTGATTGGTTTTTCCATCCAAGCAGTGATGTTAGTTGGCGTCATGAAACTGGCGAAAGATAACCCGACCTTAGAGACTGAGGCGATTGAAAAACATTATACTAAATCGCACTAA
- a CDS encoding cation:proton antiporter: MTLLTIAAIALPFIIGLGIYLLPKLDWYLASIIPLISASYAVFLFRQPAPITLELLDSYSVTLVADSLSGFFLLTNALVTAAVLLYCWRSNKSPFFYTQTIILHGSVNATFICADFISLYVALEVISIAAFLLIAYSRSDRSIWVGFRYLFVSNTAMLFYLVGAVLVYKANNSFAFSGLTNAPTEALALIFLGLLAKGGIFISGLWLPLTHSESETPVSAMLSGIVIKAGVFPLLRLALMFDAIDPIVRMFGVGTALLGVSYAVFEKDSKRMLAFHTISQLGFVLAAPQVGGFYALTHGLVKSTLFLIAGNLPSRNLKELQHHPISNQLWIPLLLASLSISGFPLLAGFGAKSLTLKNLLDWQAIAMNIAAVGTAISFSKFIFIPHKSTDPESEASQPKLGFWLAIILLLGGLVIGNAVYLKAYTLANIIKALITLALGWSAYWLIFRRLAIKIPRTIEQFDHLIGVMSLVLVVLFWMARS; encoded by the coding sequence ATGACCTTGCTGACGATCGCCGCGATCGCCCTTCCCTTTATTATCGGACTCGGCATTTACCTGCTCCCCAAGCTGGACTGGTATCTCGCCTCTATCATTCCCTTAATTTCTGCCAGTTATGCCGTTTTTCTCTTTCGGCAACCCGCTCCCATTACTCTCGAACTCCTCGATAGTTATAGCGTTACCCTAGTTGCAGATTCCCTCAGCGGCTTTTTTCTCCTCACCAACGCTCTGGTGACTGCCGCCGTTTTACTCTACTGTTGGCGCAGTAACAAAAGCCCTTTCTTCTATACCCAAACCATTATCTTACATGGCAGCGTCAACGCCACATTTATTTGCGCCGACTTCATTAGTTTATATGTAGCGCTGGAAGTCATTAGTATTGCCGCCTTTCTGCTCATCGCCTATTCTCGCAGCGATCGCAGCATCTGGGTTGGTTTCCGCTATCTCTTTGTCAGCAATACCGCCATGCTCTTCTACCTCGTCGGTGCTGTCCTCGTCTACAAAGCCAATAACTCCTTTGCCTTCAGCGGACTCACCAACGCTCCCACAGAAGCTCTCGCCTTGATTTTCCTCGGACTGCTCGCCAAAGGAGGAATTTTCATCTCCGGACTCTGGTTACCTCTAACCCATTCCGAGTCCGAAACTCCCGTCTCCGCCATGCTTTCCGGCATCGTCATCAAAGCCGGAGTCTTTCCCCTGCTGCGCCTGGCTTTAATGTTCGATGCCATCGATCCCATCGTCCGCATGTTTGGGGTCGGTACGGCGCTGCTAGGGGTCAGTTATGCCGTATTTGAGAAAGACAGCAAGCGCATGTTAGCCTTTCATACCATTTCCCAATTAGGTTTCGTCCTCGCCGCTCCCCAAGTCGGCGGTTTTTATGCTCTAACTCACGGTTTAGTCAAATCCACATTATTTTTAATTGCGGGAAATCTACCCAGTCGCAACCTGAAAGAATTACAACATCACCCGATTTCCAATCAGCTCTGGATTCCGCTTTTGCTTGCCAGTTTATCCATTTCTGGTTTTCCTCTCCTTGCTGGCTTTGGCGCGAAAAGTTTAACGCTGAAAAACTTACTCGATTGGCAGGCGATCGCAATGAATATCGCTGCTGTCGGTACGGCAATATCCTTTTCCAAATTCATCTTTATTCCCCATAAATCGACAGACCCAGAATCAGAAGCAAGCCAACCTAAACTCGGATTTTGGTTAGCCATCATCTTGTTACTGGGCGGTCTGGTTATCGGTAATGCCGTATACTTAAAAGCCTATACTCTCGCCAACATAATCAAAGCCTTAATTACCCTCGCCTTAGGATGGAGTGCTTACTGGTTAATCTTCCGGCGCTTAGCGATTAAAATTCCTCGAACGATCGAACAATTCGATCATCTGATTGGGGTGATGAGTCT